Proteins encoded together in one uncultured Desulfosarcina sp. window:
- a CDS encoding glycine cleavage system protein H, producing MNANRNKKTVSPKKRVVGFNILEDQCIWMKAGVINYRICDNAFDCNTCTFNKAIRRAMQIDSAVDSRKVAPKWIEHLVERYDGASRPCRHALTGRIQAPKICPNNYECYHCAFDQMLDEMDLAADIGTPVVKDVAGFKMADAYYYHMGHSWARFEHGGRVRIGLDDFAACVFGSLTRMELPPLGAGVQQDQVGWTFGREDHQAAVLSPVSGTVLAVNHPARKHPELVNEDPYGSGWLFIVDPDIPKRNLKRLYFGQESCQWMEQENSKLLTMMGPEYQGLAASGGSAVRDIFGAVGSLRWEALADRFLHTARR from the coding sequence ATGAACGCCAACAGAAACAAAAAGACCGTTTCACCGAAAAAGCGCGTGGTCGGCTTCAATATCCTGGAGGACCAATGTATCTGGATGAAGGCCGGGGTCATCAATTATCGCATCTGCGACAACGCGTTCGACTGCAATACCTGCACGTTCAACAAGGCCATTCGCCGGGCCATGCAGATCGATTCCGCCGTGGACAGCCGCAAGGTGGCGCCCAAGTGGATCGAGCATCTTGTCGAACGCTACGACGGCGCCAGCCGTCCATGCCGCCATGCGTTGACCGGCCGCATCCAGGCGCCCAAAATTTGTCCCAACAATTACGAGTGCTACCATTGCGCCTTCGACCAGATGCTGGACGAGATGGATCTGGCGGCCGACATCGGCACCCCGGTCGTCAAGGATGTGGCCGGGTTTAAAATGGCCGATGCCTACTACTACCACATGGGCCACAGCTGGGCCCGTTTCGAGCATGGCGGACGCGTCCGGATCGGACTGGACGATTTTGCCGCCTGCGTGTTCGGCAGCCTGACCCGCATGGAGCTTCCGCCCTTAGGGGCCGGTGTCCAGCAGGACCAGGTCGGTTGGACCTTCGGGCGGGAGGATCACCAGGCGGCGGTGCTTTCCCCGGTTTCGGGCACAGTCCTGGCGGTCAACCACCCGGCACGCAAGCATCCCGAACTGGTAAACGAGGACCCCTATGGAAGCGGATGGCTGTTCATCGTCGATCCGGACATCCCCAAACGCAACCTCAAGCGCCTGTACTTCGGCCAGGAGAGCTGCCAGTGGATGGAGCAGGAAAACAGCAAACTGCTCACGATGATGGGGCCCGAGTACCAGGGCCTGGCCGCCAGCGGCGGTTCCGCCGTCAGGGACATCTTCGGCGCCGTCGGCAGTCTGCGTTGGGAGGCGCTGGCGGACCGGTTTCTGCACACCGCCCGGAGATGA
- a CDS encoding MFS transporter permease — protein sequence MKKNNHPQVDPSLPEIVIPRENAVFWMDERGRWQNRHGRFEHKRIIDHFNRSIRCDSGGYYVTQERNGFCEKVYFRYVDTPLFVFRVLAGDPMDLELNTGEIVPLEPERLFTHRDQLYQRHGTGCLKFTDRTLMAMAPCLVETPEGLCLRIDAGTFPIPDLPNLP from the coding sequence TTGAAAAAAAACAACCATCCCCAAGTTGATCCCAGCCTGCCCGAAATCGTCATCCCCAGAGAGAACGCCGTCTTCTGGATGGACGAACGGGGCCGCTGGCAAAACCGCCATGGCCGCTTCGAACATAAACGCATCATCGACCATTTCAACCGTTCCATCCGGTGCGACAGCGGGGGCTACTACGTCACCCAGGAGCGCAACGGGTTTTGCGAAAAAGTCTATTTCCGCTACGTCGACACCCCGCTTTTCGTCTTTCGCGTCCTTGCCGGCGACCCTATGGATCTGGAACTCAACACCGGTGAAATCGTGCCGCTGGAACCGGAGCGGTTGTTTACCCATCGGGACCAGCTTTATCAGCGCCATGGAACAGGGTGCCTCAAATTCACCGATCGGACCCTGATGGCCATGGCCCCTTGCCTGGTCGAGACGCCCGAGGGCCTCTGCCTGCGCATCGATGCGGGCACCTTTCCGATTCCCGATCTGCCCAACCTTCCCTGA